From Camelina sativa cultivar DH55 chromosome 20, Cs, whole genome shotgun sequence, the proteins below share one genomic window:
- the LOC104771913 gene encoding uncharacterized protein LOC104771913 isoform X2, with translation MALPEPPQSFFPSKDEFLRLLTVLLVACAVAFTCNFLAKSMSSNPTIPFCDSNFDSIDSDLDLCEPCPMNGECYQGKLKCNHGYRKQANLCVEDGEINELTKKLVGYFERKVCEEYADSECYGTGRIWVPENDVWEDLRSNGFLNTLDESAYIFVKGKAVEAVTELLQKRTNFNGINELKCPESVVKSYKPMTCRMHQWLLRNILIISSSFAMLVCCAILRRKIRSKRQFSRRVEELYNQVCDFLEENAVASNSADTSDCVPWVIASWLRDYLLLPRERRDPQLWSKVEELIQEDSRIDRFQKLVKGEQKVVLEWQVEGSLNLSKLKKRRETEKKDRKVIGSTNTSLQEYYNRRIAETSS, from the exons ATGGCATTACCGGAGCCACCACAAAGCTTCTTCCCTTCCAAAGATGAGTTCTTGAGACTCCTCACCGTTTTGCTTGTGGCTTGTGCGGTGGCTTTCACCTGCAATTTCCTCGCAAAGTCTATGAGCTCAAACCCTACTATACCTTTCTGTGATAGTAATTTTGATTCCATCGATTCAGACTTGG ATTTGTGTGAACCTTGTCCAATGAATGGAGAATGTTACCAAGGGAAGTTGAAATGTAATCATGGATACAGAAAGCAAGCAAATTTATGTgttgaagatggagaaatcaaTGAATTGACCAAGAAATTG GTTGGGTATTTTGAGAGAAAAGTTTGTGAGGAATATGCTGATAGTGAATGCTATGGTACTGGAAGAATATGG GTTCCGGAGAATGATGTTTGGGAAGATCTACGTAGCAACGGTTTCTTGAATACATTAGACGAGTCTGCTTACATTTTTGTAAAAGGAAAGGCTGTAGAAGCTGTCACCGAGCTACTACAGAAAAGGACTAATTTTAATGG gATTAATGAGTTGAAGTGTCCTGAATCGGTAGTCAAAAGTTACAAACCAATGACTTGCCGCATGCATCAATGGCTCTTGAGAAACATCTTAATCATCTCATCCTCCTTTGCAATG CTAGTGTGCTGCGCAATATTGCGTAGGAAAATTCGAAGTAAGCGACAATTTTCACGTAGAGTGGAAGAGCTATACAACCAG GTCTGTGACTTTCTGGAAGAAAATGCAGTGGCATCAAATTCTGCAGACACTAGTGACTGCGTTCCTTGGGTTATCGCATCTTGGTTACGTGATTATCTACTTTTGCCTAGAGAAAGAAGAGACCCTCAGTTATGGAGTAAG GTTGAGGAGTTAATACAAGAGGATTCACGTATAGACCGATTCCAGAAACTCGTCAAGGGTGAACAAAAAGTTGTATTGGAATGGCAAG TTGAAGGTTCACTTAATTTATCCAAGCTGAAGAAACGGCGAGAGACGGAGAAGAAAGATAGAAAAGTTATTGGCTCAACAAACACAAGCTTGCAAGAATACTACAACAGAAGAATCGCTG
- the LOC104771912 gene encoding transcription factor GTE12 — MVAIPKLRIKFGSGGSVRTCQTFPDSEKKIEHSLCEDLSRSAEQSRKRGPNEIDDVQPKKKQKLDRDLSSQCLALLRSLMEHPVGWVFNKPVDPVELMIPDYFNVISNPMDFGTIKSKLLKNEYCNADEFAADVRLTFDNALKYNPSDNWVYKVAKEMKEVFVVRWEVLKKKKVSKLSRIGVTEGCKRQPVEVDCSRLSNENSEKGSLSSKPAKVQSKKDTPAVTPKALATKGTKRLDQGLGVSSAVKIPVKGSAQTAAIKCGSCGKTICICLKSCSSSGSNNSPLMDCQVQNTSGAQASESEPQCNGSVTSKNERNGSGNSQLDKPSNSALLENNELKTALPSLPPVPPEKALRAAILKAQYADTILKAKHRKVLEQNNKADLIRIQIEKEQMERAQREEKARIEAEMRAAKVAAQMRAQAELKEKRDKQRLELAEMKRVFDFERNNYLRLDKEFRKVCGCSSLTRIRILVEELGLFLRSDDCPELEETGSEICDAMRLEDLEEGEIL; from the exons atggTTGCAATACCCAAGCTTAGGATAAAGTTTGGTTCTGGAGGTTCTGTCAGAACTTGTCAAACGTTTCCGGATAGTGAGAAGAAAATTGAGCATTCGTTATGTGAAGACTTATCTCGTTCCGCCGAGCAATCGAGGAAGCGTGGACCTAACGAGATTGATGATGTACAACCTAAAAAGAAGCAGAAGCTAGACCGTGATTTGTCTAGTCAGTGTTTAGCATTGTTGAGATCTTTGATGGAGCACCCTGTTGGATGGGTTTTTAACAAGCCTGTTGATCCTGTTGAACTGATGATTCCTGATTACTTCAATGTCATATCGAACCCTATGGATTTTGGCACAATCAAATCGAAGCTTTTGAAGAATGAGTACTGTAACGCTGATGAGTTTGCGGCGGATGTGCGGTTAACTTTTGACAATGCGTTAAAGTATAATCCTTCGGATAATTGGGTTTACAAGGTTGCAAAGGAGATGAAGGAGGTATTTGTTGTCAGATGGGAAGtactcaagaagaagaaggtttctAAATTATCCAGGATTGGAGTTACAGAAGGTTGTAAGAGACAGCCAGTCGAAGTCGATTGTTCAAGACTGAGCAATGAAAATTCCGAAAAGGGTTCTCTTTCGTCAAAACCAGCGAAAGTGCAGAGCAAAAAGGATACTCCTGCTGTGACGCCGAAAGCTTTAGCAACAAAG GGGACTAAGAGACTCGATCAGGGCCTTGGAGTCAGTTCGGCTGTGAAAATCCCAGTGAAAG GCTCAGCTCAAACTGCAGCCATTAAGTGTGGTTCATGTGGTAAAACTATTTGCATATGCCTCAAGTCCTGTAGCTCATCCGGAAGCAATAATTCTCCATTAATG GATTGTCAAGTACAAAACACTTCAGGTGCACAGGCGAGTGAGTCAGAGCCTCAATGCAATG GGTCTGTGACTTcaaagaatgagagaaatggTAGTGGCAATTCTCAGCTTGATAAACCTTCAAACAGTGCTCTGTTGGAAAATAATG AATTGAAAACGGCATTGCCTTCTCTGCCACCAGTACCTCCTGAGAAGGCTCTTCGTGCTGCAATACTCAAAGCTCAATATGCGGATACCATTCTAAAAGCTAAACACAGAAAAGTCCTTGAGCAG AATAACAAAGCTGATCTAATTAGAATACAGATAGAAAAGGAACAGATGGAAAGAGCACAACGTGAAG AGAAAGCTAGAATTGAAGCCGAGATGAGAGCTGCTAAGGTTGCCGCACAAATGAGGGCACAAGCCGAGTTGAAAGAAAAACGTGATAAACAACGGCTCGAACTAGCAGAG ATGAAAAGAGTCTTTGATTTTGAACGGAACAACTACTTGAGATTGGATAAAGAATTTAGGAAAGTCTGTGGTTGCTCGAGTCTGACAAGAATTCGCATACTGGTTGAAGAGTTGGGTCTGTTTTTAAGAAGTGATGACTGTCCGGAACTGGAAGAGACCGGGTCAGAAATTTGTGATGCGATGAGATTGGAAGATCTTGAGGAAGGAGAGATCCTGTAG